One Pseudoalteromonas sp. UG3-2 DNA window includes the following coding sequences:
- a CDS encoding TonB-dependent receptor yields MNIYQPKYSAIALAVIATLQTALVTAEESETSESKLERIEVTARKTVENLQTVPVAVTSIGATDLMENGISVLSEVQQFSPNTTLQASRGTNSTLTAFIRGVGQQDPLWGYEPGVGIYIDDVYLARPQGAVLDLLDVQQVEVLRGPQGTLYGKNTIGGAIKYVTKEMTGDATFNIEGTVGSYNQRDIKITGQLPLVEDTLYLGYGYANLNRDGFGEFKTSALANQDNENYNKEVQAARLTLEYRPSDDLFFRLAWDKTEDDSNSKGGFRLLPSILTDAPVPDSVYDSYTSLPTWNKVELEGYSLTARYDISDSTEIKYVGAARDSYSPTNIDFDNTSLRIFDVPAIYDDEQTTHEIQLNHFGDSYKLVSGLYYYDGESCGQFQAILEIFGQSLGAPGLTREVSGCNNSTSKAAYIQGSMDLTEQWSLTVGARYTRDSKEAKVNNGLIFDTVYPESNWVPGYTRPSGELVPTVLDDEKDWSRFTPRVGVEYQYNRDIMFFASYAQGFKSGTFNPRASTAEPAANPEVVDSFEVGMKSEWNDNLRANVTLFTLDHKDRQYISVLPGDTSADLNQRLGNIGESSANGVEAELSYVASDALSFDASLGYIDSDFEEVLDTDPETGATFDKSDRFTISNTPELTFNLGATYKVYSEIGDWVINANYYHRGDYVLFEEDSLLTQDSYGLVNLSVNWYSTDGNWRVGLHAKNLTDEEYMIGGYQFVTPDPSDPSDVSKYTPGTGGDNTLIGYYGDPRTVSLTVAYRF; encoded by the coding sequence ATGAACATTTATCAGCCCAAATACTCAGCTATCGCCCTCGCTGTTATTGCAACATTGCAAACAGCGTTGGTCACAGCCGAAGAGTCTGAAACATCAGAAAGTAAATTAGAGCGCATTGAGGTTACTGCGCGTAAAACGGTTGAAAATCTGCAAACGGTCCCCGTTGCAGTGACTTCCATTGGCGCCACTGACTTAATGGAAAATGGCATTTCCGTGCTCTCGGAAGTGCAACAGTTTTCTCCTAACACCACCTTGCAAGCCAGTCGTGGCACTAACTCTACTCTCACCGCGTTTATTCGTGGGGTGGGTCAACAAGATCCGCTTTGGGGTTATGAGCCTGGCGTTGGCATATACATTGATGATGTCTATCTCGCTCGACCACAAGGTGCTGTACTCGATCTATTAGATGTCCAGCAAGTGGAAGTATTACGTGGACCGCAAGGAACTCTGTACGGTAAAAACACCATTGGTGGCGCGATTAAATACGTCACCAAAGAAATGACCGGGGATGCCACCTTTAATATTGAGGGCACGGTGGGTAGCTATAACCAACGCGATATCAAGATCACCGGTCAGCTGCCTTTGGTCGAAGACACCCTCTACCTTGGTTATGGCTATGCAAATTTAAACCGCGATGGCTTTGGCGAGTTTAAAACCTCAGCACTGGCAAACCAAGATAATGAAAACTACAACAAAGAGGTGCAAGCGGCACGCCTGACATTAGAATATCGCCCTAGCGATGACTTGTTCTTCCGTTTAGCGTGGGATAAAACCGAAGACGACTCCAACTCGAAAGGTGGCTTCCGCTTATTGCCAAGTATACTGACCGACGCCCCAGTTCCCGATAGCGTGTACGACTCTTACACCAGCTTACCCACTTGGAATAAGGTGGAACTGGAAGGCTACAGTCTCACCGCACGTTATGATATTTCTGACAGCACGGAAATAAAGTACGTGGGCGCGGCACGTGATAGTTACTCGCCAACCAATATCGATTTTGACAACACGTCGCTGCGCATTTTCGATGTTCCCGCCATTTATGACGATGAGCAAACCACCCATGAAATCCAGCTTAACCATTTTGGTGACAGCTATAAATTGGTCTCGGGTTTGTATTATTACGATGGCGAGTCCTGCGGCCAATTCCAAGCTATTTTGGAAATATTCGGGCAAAGTCTAGGAGCGCCAGGACTAACGCGAGAAGTCAGTGGGTGTAATAACTCAACCAGTAAAGCCGCCTATATTCAAGGCTCGATGGACTTAACTGAGCAATGGTCGCTTACCGTGGGAGCCCGCTACACCCGCGACAGTAAAGAAGCGAAAGTAAATAATGGCCTTATCTTTGATACTGTGTATCCCGAGTCCAACTGGGTCCCAGGTTACACGCGCCCCTCTGGTGAGTTAGTGCCCACCGTGCTCGATGATGAAAAAGACTGGTCACGCTTTACTCCTCGGGTTGGCGTCGAGTACCAATACAATCGCGATATCATGTTCTTTGCCAGTTACGCTCAAGGCTTTAAGTCTGGTACTTTCAACCCGAGAGCCAGTACCGCTGAGCCAGCAGCAAACCCAGAAGTGGTTGACTCATTTGAAGTGGGGATGAAGAGCGAGTGGAATGACAACTTACGGGCCAACGTCACCCTATTCACCCTAGACCATAAAGATCGCCAGTATATTTCCGTTTTGCCAGGTGATACCAGTGCCGATCTAAATCAGCGCTTAGGTAATATTGGTGAGTCGAGCGCCAATGGTGTTGAAGCCGAGCTCAGCTATGTCGCCAGCGATGCCCTCAGCTTTGATGCTTCACTGGGTTACATAGATAGTGATTTTGAGGAAGTACTCGATACCGATCCAGAAACTGGCGCAACGTTCGATAAATCAGACCGCTTTACTATCTCCAACACCCCAGAGCTTACCTTCAATTTAGGCGCGACGTACAAAGTGTACAGTGAGATTGGTGATTGGGTGATTAATGCCAACTACTACCATCGCGGCGACTATGTATTATTTGAAGAAGATAGTCTACTGACCCAAGACAGCTATGGCTTAGTCAACCTCAGTGTGAATTGGTACAGCACCGATGGTAATTGGCGAGTTGGCTTGCATGCGAAAAACCTCACCGACGAAGAGTACATGATTGGTGGCTATCAGTTCGTCACACCAGATCCTAGTGACCCAAGTGATGTCAGTAAATACACCCCAGGGACAGGCGGCGATAATACCTTGATTGGCTATTATGGCGACCCTAGAACTGTGTCTCTGACTGTGGCTTACCGCTTCTAG
- a CDS encoding GntP family permease, translated as MLSMLGLVGGLGLLIWLTLRGVNLFIAAPLCALLVALTSNLAVFPSAEVSSNFLSLYMDGFAGFLSAWFFMFLLGSLFGKFMEDSGAADSVARYIVDKLGMKHAVLAVVIACAVLTYGGVSVFIVAFSVYPMALSLFKDANLPRRFIPATLAFGSVTFTMTSAGSPEIQNWIPIKYLGTSPYAAWEVSLVVAMFMAITGYWWLKKMINKAVANGEQFEARGDDPEIHERDYPHPITGVVPLLVVLALSFTLHDVLQQSALIVALLGGVLSIVAINFKHFHDMAGAINLGTTGALVAIGNTSAVVGFGAVAKNTEAFQLAVDMMTQMPGNELLGAAIAVSVIAGLTGSASGGQAIALPLVAPHYIDAGVNPEQLHRVVAISSGALDTLPHNGYVVTTIRAICKETHQRAYWSMAALTAVIPLIGVALALTLFILF; from the coding sequence ATGCTCAGTATGCTTGGACTGGTAGGGGGACTCGGCCTATTAATTTGGCTGACGCTTCGTGGCGTTAATTTATTTATCGCCGCACCCTTGTGTGCATTACTGGTTGCTTTGACCAGCAACTTGGCTGTTTTCCCATCTGCAGAAGTTTCCAGTAACTTTCTTAGTTTGTACATGGATGGCTTTGCCGGCTTTCTTAGCGCCTGGTTTTTCATGTTTTTGCTCGGTTCATTATTTGGCAAGTTTATGGAAGACAGTGGCGCCGCAGACAGTGTCGCCCGTTACATTGTCGATAAGTTAGGAATGAAACATGCGGTACTGGCTGTAGTCATTGCCTGTGCGGTACTCACGTATGGCGGGGTTAGCGTGTTTATTGTGGCATTTTCGGTTTATCCCATGGCACTGAGCTTGTTTAAAGACGCCAACCTACCACGACGCTTTATCCCTGCCACTTTGGCGTTTGGCTCGGTGACCTTTACCATGACCTCAGCAGGCTCCCCAGAAATTCAAAACTGGATCCCCATCAAGTATTTAGGCACATCACCCTATGCCGCTTGGGAAGTAAGTTTAGTGGTGGCAATGTTTATGGCCATTACCGGCTACTGGTGGTTAAAAAAAATGATCAACAAGGCCGTTGCCAACGGTGAGCAGTTTGAAGCCCGAGGCGACGACCCTGAAATTCATGAACGTGACTATCCCCATCCAATCACCGGCGTTGTGCCGCTACTGGTGGTACTGGCTTTGTCGTTCACTTTACACGATGTGCTGCAGCAAAGTGCGTTAATTGTGGCTTTGCTCGGCGGTGTATTAAGTATTGTTGCGATTAACTTTAAGCACTTCCATGATATGGCTGGGGCCATCAACCTCGGGACGACAGGGGCTTTAGTGGCCATTGGTAACACCAGTGCGGTAGTCGGGTTTGGTGCGGTAGCCAAAAACACCGAAGCGTTTCAACTGGCTGTCGATATGATGACGCAAATGCCTGGCAATGAGCTGTTAGGTGCCGCCATTGCGGTGAGCGTGATTGCCGGATTGACAGGGTCGGCATCGGGCGGCCAGGCCATCGCCTTACCCTTGGTTGCGCCACATTATATTGATGCCGGTGTTAACCCAGAGCAACTGCACCGCGTGGTGGCCATCAGCTCCGGTGCCCTAGATACCTTGCCCCACAATGGTTATGTGGTGACCACCATCCGCGCTATTTGTAAAGAAACACACCAGCGTGCTTATTGGTCAATGGCGGCATTAACGGCAGTGATACCGCTTATTGGCGTGGCCTTAGCCTTAACATTATTCATTTTATTCTAA
- a CDS encoding 3-hydroxybutyrate dehydrogenase, translating to MKTALITGAASGIGRHLAITLSKQQYNLLLVDLNLEQAQQVAKDITQLGGQAQAFSLNIADKQAIASFVAEHNYIDVLINNAGVQHVEALESYPEDKWQLLQDVMLTGPAMLCKAVLPQMRRAGSGRIVNIGSIHALVASKYKSAYVAAKHGLMGFGKVLALETADADITVNTVCPAYVKTPLVEQQIAAQAKQHGISEDEVVNNIMLAPMPKKAFIGLDEIAHAVQFLLANEARNITGQAIVLDGGWTVQ from the coding sequence ATGAAAACGGCACTTATTACCGGGGCGGCCAGTGGCATTGGTCGACACCTAGCGATAACCCTGAGTAAACAGCAATACAACTTACTATTGGTGGATTTGAACCTTGAGCAAGCACAACAAGTGGCAAAGGATATCACTCAGCTGGGCGGTCAAGCACAAGCGTTTAGTCTTAATATTGCAGATAAACAAGCCATTGCCAGCTTTGTGGCCGAGCACAACTACATTGATGTGTTGATCAATAATGCTGGGGTTCAGCATGTTGAGGCGTTAGAAAGTTATCCCGAGGATAAATGGCAACTGCTTCAAGACGTTATGTTGACCGGGCCCGCCATGCTTTGCAAAGCGGTGTTGCCACAAATGCGCCGTGCAGGCAGCGGTCGTATTGTTAATATTGGTTCGATTCATGCCTTGGTGGCGTCGAAATACAAATCCGCTTATGTCGCAGCAAAACACGGCCTGATGGGGTTTGGAAAAGTGCTAGCATTAGAAACCGCCGATGCCGATATTACCGTCAATACCGTGTGCCCGGCTTACGTGAAAACCCCGCTAGTAGAGCAGCAAATTGCCGCCCAAGCTAAGCAACATGGGATCAGTGAAGACGAAGTGGTGAACAATATTATGTTGGCGCCAATGCCGAAAAAAGCCTTTATCGGACTCGATGAAATTGCCCATGCGGTGCAGTTTTTATTAGCTAATGAAGCGCGCAATATCACCGGTCAAGCCATCGTGCTGGATGGTGGTTGGACAGTGCAGTAG
- a CDS encoding E22 family MetX-like putative esterase: MKRVFLLLLLLLSWANLVAANSTMLVEKQSFAMPSFTTESGVTIKDVKVGWESYGTLNADKSNVILITHFFSGTSHAAGKYRESDPAAGYWDAIIGPGKAIDTNKYFVISSDTLANANWHNPDVITTGPASINPETGKPYGLDFPVVTIGDFVEVQKQLLDSLGVEKLHAVIGASMGSFQALEWAVRYPERVERLVHVIGAARMDAWTVAALEKWALPIRLDPNWNGGNYYEGERPLAGLSATMLNITQDAMHPAIYQASFPNFKVLDEGARKDIRTLPKLSQTLAARALARAKTQDANSVLYLVRASQLFTAGMQENFSAALDKIQAKVLLMPASNDLLLRPEPVRQLAKTLKEKGKAVEVREIEGIWGHLDGIFSIASQADTIEQFLAQ, encoded by the coding sequence ATGAAACGGGTCTTTTTATTGCTGCTATTGCTGCTGAGCTGGGCTAATCTAGTTGCAGCGAATAGCACTATGCTGGTGGAGAAGCAGTCTTTCGCTATGCCGAGCTTTACTACCGAATCGGGCGTTACTATCAAAGACGTAAAAGTCGGATGGGAAAGCTATGGCACCCTAAATGCCGATAAAAGCAATGTTATTTTGATCACCCACTTTTTCTCTGGCACCTCTCATGCTGCGGGTAAATACCGCGAGTCGGATCCTGCTGCGGGGTATTGGGATGCCATTATTGGCCCAGGTAAAGCCATTGATACTAATAAGTATTTTGTTATTAGCTCCGACACCTTGGCCAATGCCAATTGGCATAATCCCGATGTCATCACCACAGGCCCGGCATCCATCAACCCAGAAACCGGTAAACCCTATGGCTTAGACTTCCCTGTGGTCACCATTGGCGATTTCGTTGAAGTACAAAAGCAACTGCTTGATAGCTTAGGGGTAGAGAAACTGCATGCGGTGATAGGCGCTTCAATGGGGTCATTTCAAGCGCTGGAGTGGGCGGTACGCTATCCCGAGCGCGTTGAGCGGTTAGTGCATGTAATTGGCGCTGCGAGAATGGACGCTTGGACTGTGGCAGCATTAGAGAAGTGGGCATTGCCCATTCGTCTTGATCCGAACTGGAATGGCGGCAATTACTACGAGGGTGAGCGACCACTGGCAGGCCTGAGTGCCACCATGTTGAACATTACCCAAGATGCTATGCACCCGGCCATTTACCAAGCCAGCTTCCCCAATTTCAAAGTGCTCGATGAAGGCGCCCGCAAGGATATTCGCACCTTACCAAAGCTGAGCCAAACACTGGCGGCACGGGCGTTAGCTCGGGCGAAAACGCAAGACGCCAACTCGGTTTTATATTTGGTGAGGGCATCGCAATTATTTACTGCGGGAATGCAAGAGAACTTCTCGGCGGCGCTGGATAAGATCCAAGCCAAAGTATTACTGATGCCAGCCAGTAACGATCTCTTACTGCGCCCTGAGCCCGTACGTCAATTGGCCAAGACATTGAAAGAAAAAGGTAAAGCCGTAGAAGTGAGGGAAATCGAGGGGATCTGGGGACATCTAGACGGTATTTTTTCTATTGCCAGTCAGGCTGACACCATTGAACAGTTTTTGGCGCAATAA
- a CDS encoding PAS domain-containing hybrid sensor histidine kinase/response regulator, whose protein sequence is MFSIGLISLIALIYLALLFTIAWGADKLSTRFNSHRVKQVTYALSLGVYCTSWAFFGTTAQAANNGWWLAPTYLGTILLFLFGWQVYTRIAEICRQQQLTSMADFIATRYGNSSSLSGLVSLISVIAVVPYIALQLNATSASIAMLTPQSERISIAFWQDSTFYITLLLALFAILFGARRLRPSEHNPGLMTAIAFESLIKLFAFIAVGVYVCFFLFDTPMSLLQQAQAQGVARDIAATASPTYVYWVHMLLGLLATLCLPRQFHTAFIEYDEEKQFHTARWLFPVYLLLINLFILPIAYAGLVYFDGQDVGYDTFVLALPLASDSPWVALVAFLGGFSAATSMVIVSAIVLSIMITNDFINQFLLRRSQLHSGHRGLSKFNLLNARRVVIVLILLLSYASHRVLAEGNTLANMGLMSFALVAQFAPAMVIGLWWRGASRQGAQWGILTGFAIWFYTLLMPSLFTGFNYHVEWLQTGPFDLAWLAPQDFLALGLDPTTQSVLLSLTANVLVYILVPFVSAARLPERLQSNKFILQSKSSQPNRALLSYQDLATLLQRFSEQSRAQALVEAHFPMPQSRWREPAPLAVEQLIEREMSTLVGGASAKLIMDVAKDEKRQPLEQVADFVDEASQVLRFNRDLLQATIENVSQGISVVDNQLQLVAWNQRYLEMFNYPDDALFIGRPVAELIRFNAERGLFGQGDIEQQVDKRLSHLRRGSAYRYRREHKDGRVFEMQGNPLPGGGFVTTYTDITEFVEQQAQLQQANVNLEEKIAARTTELIATNHALSEAKRQAEQATESKTRFFAAASHDLLQPFNAASLFCSLMNEKAQGTELAELSQSIKSSLSSAEELLSSILELTKLEAGAFKVNISRFSLHALLLQLSNEYGALAKDKGLQFQVQHADVVLETDKALLKRVIGNLLSNAIRYTEQGAVRLLTETQGSSVSIIVEDTGVGIAKQDQEAIFQEFKQLHSKELAQGLGLGLAISKRICHMLAIPMTLGSQLNKGTQFTLTLPCYYDQSTAAPETTTEKTTGDTQLAGLRIWLLDNDAAALAALSQVLKSWGCEVEVASNQAQLADLVATTTADILIADYQLDHGVTGLDVITALELDSMATIINTANHDEAIRERVSDAGMPLLYKPLKTPALKRMLKRLKP, encoded by the coding sequence ATGTTTTCTATTGGTCTTATCAGCCTGATTGCGCTGATTTATTTGGCGTTACTGTTTACCATCGCGTGGGGAGCTGACAAGCTTAGCACGCGCTTTAATTCGCATCGTGTTAAGCAGGTAACCTATGCCTTGTCGTTGGGGGTTTATTGTACTTCGTGGGCGTTTTTTGGTACCACGGCGCAGGCGGCCAACAATGGTTGGTGGTTAGCACCCACCTACCTTGGCACCATATTATTGTTTCTTTTTGGCTGGCAAGTATATACCCGTATTGCCGAGATCTGTCGCCAGCAACAGTTAACGTCAATGGCTGACTTTATTGCCACCCGTTATGGCAACTCTTCCAGTTTATCTGGCTTGGTGTCTTTGATCTCAGTGATTGCGGTGGTGCCCTATATCGCACTCCAGCTTAATGCTACCAGTGCCAGCATTGCTATGTTAACGCCGCAAAGTGAACGCATCAGTATCGCTTTTTGGCAAGATAGCACCTTTTATATCACGCTTTTGTTAGCCCTATTTGCCATTTTGTTTGGTGCTAGACGATTGCGACCGAGTGAGCATAACCCAGGGTTAATGACGGCGATTGCATTTGAGTCTTTAATCAAGCTGTTTGCCTTTATCGCGGTTGGGGTTTACGTGTGTTTTTTCTTATTCGACACCCCCATGAGCCTACTTCAACAAGCGCAAGCTCAAGGTGTTGCTCGTGATATTGCTGCTACGGCTAGCCCAACCTATGTCTACTGGGTGCATATGCTGCTAGGGCTGTTGGCCACTTTGTGCTTACCAAGACAATTTCACACGGCATTTATTGAATATGATGAGGAGAAGCAGTTCCATACTGCCCGTTGGCTGTTTCCTGTTTATCTGCTGTTGATCAATCTATTTATTCTCCCTATCGCTTACGCAGGGCTGGTTTATTTTGATGGCCAAGATGTCGGTTATGATACCTTTGTGTTGGCGTTACCGCTGGCTTCAGACTCGCCATGGGTAGCGTTAGTGGCATTTCTCGGCGGCTTCTCTGCGGCAACCAGTATGGTCATTGTCTCTGCCATTGTGTTGTCGATTATGATCACCAATGACTTTATTAATCAGTTTTTATTACGCCGCTCCCAGTTGCATTCAGGTCACCGCGGTTTGTCCAAATTTAATTTATTGAATGCCCGCCGTGTGGTGATTGTGCTGATTTTATTGTTGAGTTATGCCAGTCACCGCGTCTTGGCCGAAGGCAATACCTTGGCCAATATGGGGCTAATGTCTTTTGCCTTAGTGGCGCAGTTTGCTCCGGCCATGGTCATCGGCTTATGGTGGCGAGGCGCGTCACGACAAGGAGCGCAATGGGGAATTCTAACGGGCTTTGCGATTTGGTTTTATACCTTGCTGATGCCGAGTCTGTTTACTGGCTTCAATTATCACGTGGAGTGGTTACAAACAGGGCCATTTGATCTTGCTTGGTTGGCTCCACAAGACTTTCTTGCCTTAGGGCTCGACCCCACGACCCAGTCTGTGCTGTTATCTCTAACGGCCAATGTACTGGTTTACATTTTAGTGCCATTTGTCAGTGCGGCACGACTGCCAGAGCGCTTACAAAGCAATAAATTTATCCTGCAATCAAAATCTTCTCAGCCCAACCGAGCGCTGTTAAGTTATCAAGATTTGGCGACCTTATTGCAGCGCTTTAGTGAGCAAAGTCGTGCCCAAGCGCTCGTTGAAGCCCATTTCCCCATGCCGCAATCGCGTTGGCGAGAGCCGGCACCGCTTGCGGTTGAGCAATTAATTGAGCGGGAAATGTCGACCTTGGTGGGCGGGGCATCGGCCAAGTTGATTATGGATGTAGCAAAAGACGAAAAACGTCAGCCACTGGAGCAGGTGGCTGACTTTGTCGATGAAGCTTCTCAAGTGCTGCGCTTTAATCGTGACTTACTGCAAGCGACCATTGAAAATGTCAGTCAAGGGATCAGTGTGGTGGACAATCAACTGCAACTGGTGGCTTGGAACCAGCGCTACTTGGAAATGTTTAATTACCCTGACGACGCTTTGTTTATTGGTCGCCCCGTGGCTGAGTTGATCCGTTTTAACGCTGAGCGTGGCTTGTTTGGTCAAGGAGATATAGAGCAACAGGTGGATAAACGCCTCAGTCACCTGCGTCGCGGTAGCGCCTATCGTTATCGCCGTGAGCACAAGGATGGTCGCGTGTTTGAAATGCAGGGCAACCCCTTGCCTGGCGGTGGCTTTGTAACCACCTACACCGACATTACCGAGTTTGTCGAGCAGCAAGCGCAGTTACAGCAAGCCAATGTTAACCTGGAAGAAAAAATCGCTGCTCGCACCACAGAGCTTATTGCCACTAATCATGCCCTAAGTGAGGCCAAGCGCCAGGCGGAGCAAGCCACAGAGAGCAAAACCCGCTTTTTTGCTGCCGCCAGTCACGACTTACTGCAACCCTTTAACGCCGCGAGCCTATTTTGTTCATTAATGAATGAAAAAGCCCAGGGGACAGAATTAGCCGAGCTGTCGCAAAGTATTAAAAGCTCCTTATCCAGTGCCGAAGAGTTATTATCCAGCATTTTGGAGCTCACCAAGCTCGAGGCGGGGGCGTTTAAGGTTAATATCAGTCGTTTTTCTTTGCATGCTTTACTGTTACAACTGAGCAATGAGTACGGTGCTTTAGCCAAAGACAAGGGCTTACAATTTCAAGTACAGCACGCCGATGTGGTGTTAGAAACCGATAAAGCACTACTTAAACGCGTGATTGGCAACTTACTCAGTAACGCCATTCGTTACACCGAGCAAGGGGCTGTGCGCTTATTAACGGAAACACAGGGCAGTAGCGTGTCGATTATTGTGGAAGACACTGGAGTGGGGATTGCTAAGCAGGACCAAGAAGCCATTTTCCAAGAGTTTAAACAGCTGCACAGTAAAGAGCTTGCGCAAGGACTGGGGCTGGGGCTGGCCATCAGCAAGCGTATTTGCCATATGTTAGCAATCCCGATGACTCTGGGGTCGCAGTTGAATAAGGGCACACAATTTACTCTTACCTTGCCATGTTACTACGATCAAAGCACGGCGGCTCCAGAAACCACCACAGAGAAAACCACTGGCGATACTCAGTTGGCGGGGCTACGTATTTGGCTGCTCGATAATGATGCGGCGGCTCTTGCGGCGCTATCACAAGTGTTAAAAAGCTGGGGCTGTGAGGTTGAGGTGGCCAGTAACCAAGCTCAGTTGGCTGACTTAGTGGCGACAACTACGGCGGATATCTTAATTGCGGATTACCAGCTCGACCATGGCGTAACTGGACTCGATGTCATTACGGCATTGGAGCTTGATAGCATGGCTACCATCATTAATACCGCCAACCACGATGAAGCGATCCGTGAGCGGGTCAGTGATGCGGGTATGCCATTGTTGTATAAACCGCTGAAAACTCCAGCATTAAAACGCATGCTAAAGCGTTTAAAACCCTAG
- a CDS encoding response regulator transcription factor: MSQVQAIIADDHPLFRSALKQAAAQAIGNEPIKEASTLDALFEMLEQHPETELVFLDLSIPGARGLEGLARLRNQYPDILVIMVSANESAAIMSQCIALGASAYIPKSSSLDVIGAAIVQVLEGETWLPTVMDINQAADSEQAKFARNLEKLTPQQYRVLTMIADGLLNKQIAYAMSIQETTIKQHVSAILKKLNVYNRTQAGILFNQLATAVHSEDDAS, translated from the coding sequence ATGTCACAGGTGCAAGCCATTATTGCTGATGACCACCCGCTATTTCGTAGCGCCTTAAAACAGGCCGCCGCACAAGCTATAGGCAATGAACCCATCAAAGAGGCGAGTACGCTCGATGCCCTATTCGAGATGCTTGAACAGCACCCAGAGACCGAGTTGGTGTTTCTCGACTTATCCATTCCTGGTGCACGAGGTCTAGAAGGCTTAGCCAGATTACGCAACCAATACCCCGATATCTTGGTTATTATGGTCTCTGCCAATGAGTCGGCTGCCATTATGAGTCAATGCATTGCTCTTGGCGCCAGCGCCTACATACCCAAGTCTTCTTCGCTGGATGTTATTGGCGCCGCGATTGTACAGGTGCTAGAAGGAGAAACTTGGCTGCCTACGGTGATGGACATTAACCAAGCAGCAGATTCTGAGCAGGCCAAATTTGCCCGTAATTTGGAAAAGCTGACGCCACAGCAGTATCGGGTATTAACCATGATTGCCGATGGCTTGTTGAATAAGCAAATTGCTTACGCCATGTCGATTCAAGAAACCACCATCAAACAGCATGTTTCTGCCATTTTGAAAAAGCTAAACGTCTACAACCGCACCCAAGCAGGTATTTTATTTAACCAATTGGCCACGGCAGTGCACTCTGAGGATGATGCCAGCTAG
- a CDS encoding CoA transferase subunit A, translating into MAGFDKVVSSYEEAMKGLSSGMTVIAGGFGLCGIPEGLIQQIKRMACNDLTVVSNNCGVDGFGLGILLEDKQISKMVASYVGENALFEQQLLNGELAVELTPQGTLAEKMRAGGAGIPAFYTATGVGTPVAEGKEVKRFADRDYILEPSITGDFAIIKAWKADRYGNCVFRHTAMNFNPMAATAGKITVVEVEHIVEPGELEPSQIHTPGIYVDRVIQGQFEKRIEKRTVREEG; encoded by the coding sequence ATGGCAGGATTTGATAAAGTAGTAAGCAGCTACGAAGAGGCCATGAAAGGGCTGAGTTCTGGCATGACAGTGATCGCCGGTGGATTTGGCTTATGTGGCATTCCTGAAGGGCTGATCCAACAAATTAAACGCATGGCGTGTAACGACTTAACCGTGGTATCGAACAACTGCGGGGTGGATGGTTTTGGCTTAGGAATTTTGCTGGAAGATAAGCAGATCAGCAAGATGGTGGCCTCCTACGTCGGTGAAAACGCCCTGTTTGAACAACAGCTATTAAATGGTGAGTTAGCGGTTGAACTCACCCCACAAGGGACATTGGCAGAGAAAATGCGTGCCGGTGGCGCCGGGATCCCTGCTTTTTATACCGCCACAGGTGTCGGCACCCCAGTGGCTGAAGGCAAAGAAGTGAAACGCTTTGCGGACAGAGACTATATTTTAGAGCCCAGCATTACCGGCGACTTTGCCATTATTAAAGCGTGGAAAGCAGACCGTTATGGCAATTGCGTTTTTCGCCATACGGCAATGAATTTTAATCCCATGGCTGCCACTGCAGGCAAAATTACCGTGGTGGAAGTGGAGCACATTGTTGAGCCTGGCGAGCTTGAGCCGAGCCAAATCCATACTCCAGGTATTTATGTTGACCGCGTTATTCAAGGTCAGTTTGAAAAACGCATTGAAAAACGCACTGTTCGGGAGGAAGGCTAA